The DNA region GTCCAGTCCAGTGGAGCTTCCGTGGAAAACATTCGCCTCTTAGACAGCAAAAATGCAGACTTGGCTCTAGCAATGAATAACATTGCTGAGGACGCTTATATGGGTCGTAACGCCTTTAGAGAAGGCGCTAAGAGAAACTTCCTGGCCATTGGCGTGATTTACCCCGAGGTCATGCAGGGATTTGTTAATGCTGACAGCAACATCCAGACCATCGCCGATTTGAAAGGCAAGAGAGTTGCTGTTGGCCCGACCGGCAGCGGTACTGCCATCACCACTCGAGCAATTGTAAATGCCTATGGTCTGGATTTCGTGGACAAAAAAGACTTTGAGCCGGTTTATGCCACCTTTGCAGATGCCGTCAACATGTTCAAGGACAATCAGATAGATGCTGCTTGGAATGCCCTGTCTGCTCCCGCTTCCGCAATTGTTGACGTAGCCACCACCAGAAACATCCGTTTCCTGGAAATTACTGGCGAACAACTGGCAAGCCTACAAAAACAGTTCCCGCTAGTAACCCCTTATGTTATTCCTGCCGGTACCTATAGGGGAGTAGATAAGGATGTGCATACTGTTGCTCTCCAGGCTGCCTTGTATGTCCGCGCAGATATGGACGAAGAAACTGTCTATAACCTGACCAAGGTCCTGTATGAAAAAGGTGAAGATATCACCAAAGGCCATGCCATGGGCAAACACATCCAGTTAAAAACTGCCCTTGAGGGTATTACCACTCCCTTACACCCGGGAGCTGCTAAGTACTTCAAAGAAAAGGGGCTCCTAAAGTAAAAAGTAAAAGGGGGAATAGGGCCGGGTTTAATAGCCTGGCCTTATTCAAGTTATGAAAATAACACGATGGTTAGCCATATTGATAACGCTTTTCATGGTAGGCTCTTTCCCCTTGACTGTGCTGGAGGTGGCTAGAGGGCGCACCGGGGAAGTCTTGTTCCGTTACCCCGTGCGTAGGGGAGAGGAATTTAAGCTTACTTTTATCCATTCCATCACATTGAGGCGAATTGAAGAAATCTACCAGGTTACCGCAGACAGGCAAATCGCCATTAAAGAAATGGTTTTTGACGAACCCGGCCCAAATCTGCCTGCATTTCCCGAAGGTAATACCAGGTGGATTTTCGAAAATGACCGCTGGCGGGTAATTGATTATGATATGGTTTTGGCGGAGATCCCCATGCTGGTAGCCCAAGAGGTAGCTGATCACAAGCTGAAAATCGGTGATAAAACTGTTTCTCTAGTCCAGTTGGCCGGTCCTGGCCAGAACATAAAAATAAGGGTAATCCGTGTGTCAATCGCGGAGCTTGCATGGAAAAGGGGATTCGCATGGCTAAGCCCGAAGAAGCAATGGATATCAAAAAACAAGAAGAATTAATGGCTAAGTATGATCGCGAGTATTCCTACCGGCGGCTGCAAGGTGTTATGCCGCGGGTTGTTGCCGCTGTTGCAATAATCTGGGCTTTATTCCAGCTTTACACAGCCGCTTTTGGGGTCTTTCCTCCTACCTTACAGCGAGCGCCACATTTGGGATTTGCCCTGGTTTTAGTCTTTTTGCTTTACCCTATTAGACGCGGCGACCGCCAGAACAACATTCCCTGGTACGATTATTTGTTAACTATCCTATCAGTAGTCGTAACAGGGTATCACGTGGTCTTTTATGAAGATTTGATCCATAGGGCAGGGGCTTATACTCTGCAAGATACTATTATCTCTGTATTAGGGATTCTCTTGGTGCTGGAGGCTACCCGGCGGGTAGCAGGTCCGGTCTTGGTTACTGTAGCCGGCATAGCCCTGTTTTACGGTTATTTTGGTCCTTATATGCCTGATTTTTTGGCTCACCGGGGTTATACCATTACCAGGATCGCAACCCACAGCTTTATTTCCACTGAGGGCATTTTCGGAGTACCGATTGCGGTTTCTTCAACCTTTATTTTCCTCTTCCTGGTCTTTGCTACTTTTTTGCGCAAAACCGGAATCGGGGAGTGGCTGACTAACCTGGCTGTATCCTTGACAGGCCATACTTCCGGCGGACCAGCCAAAGCAGCCGTTATTGCCAGTGCCTGTCAGGGTACGGTGTCCGGCAGTTCAGTTGCAAATGTAGTCGGTACCGGATCCGTCACCATCCCTTTAATGAGGAGTATTGGCTACAGGAAAGAGTTTGCCGGCGCAGTGGAAGCGGCTGCCTCTACCGGGGGACAGTTAATGCCGCCGATTATGGGTGCAGCAGCCTTTATCATGACAGAGATTACCGGCTTGCCTTACATAAAAATTGCTGCGGCTGCAGCTATCCCGGCCATCCTTTATTTTGTCGGCGTTTTTGTGATGGTGCACTTTGAGGCCAAGCGCACCGGCCTAAAAGGTATACCCAAAGGACAATTACCGAATGCATGGTTGTTATTAAAGACAAAATGGTATTTGATCTTGCCGATCGCTGGGATAGTAGTCTTTCTAATAAAAGGCTTTACCCCCATGAAGGCTGCCTATTGGGGCATTCTCCTTACCATCGGCGTCAGTTTGTTCAATAAAGAAACCCGCTTAAATTTCCGCCAGCTGCTACAGGCACTGGAGGAAGCCGCCCGTGCTGCAGTACCGGTAGCAGTAGCCTGTGCCACGGCAGGTGTGCTGGTTGGAATTATTACTTTAACGGGCTTGGGGCTTAGAATGTCCAGTGGAATTATTGATCTTTCCCAGGGCAGTGTCTATCTTACCTTGATATTTACCATGTTCGCCTCCATTATCCTGGGAATGGGAGTGCCAACAACCGCCAACTATATCATCCAGGCCACTATCGCTGCACCAGCCCTGATGGCTGTTGGGGTACCCTTGATTGCTGCTCACTTGTTTGTGTTTTATTTTGGGATTATTGCCGATATTACTCCGCCGGTTGCCCTGGCAGCCTTTGCTGCTTCCGGTATTGCCGGTTCGGAACCTATGAAAACCGGCTTTACTGCCTTTAAACTTGCTTTTGCAGCGTACCTGGTCCCCTTTGTTTTTGCTATCTCGCCTGTTTTGGTGTTGGTGGATGCAACTGTCCCTGCTGTTATTAAGGCCATGGTCACTGCCTTGATCGGCATGATCGGCATTGGCGGCGGGTTAATCGGTTACCTTTTAACAAATACTAAGATATGGGAGCGCCTGTTCCTAATTGTCGGCGGTATTCTCTTGGTTAACCCCGAAGGATTTACAGACCTGATTGGAGCGTTCCTGATTGGGATGGTTTGTGCCCTGCAGATTTTACGGTCAAGACAAAAACCCGGCAGCAAGTCGCCTGACTTAGCTCAGTAACGAGTAGAGGCCGCGGCAACGCGGTCTTTTCTTTATAACATTCATTCCTGTATCTTTTTTATTCGTTAAAAAATATAATTCAAAATAATTTTTTTATTGCGGCAGGAAATTTCCAGGGACTGCCGAATAAGGGCAATAAGTGAAGGAAATCATGCATAAACTTTACTATACAGACTAAATTCCTTCATGATAAGGGAGTGAAGAGCAGTGCCTGATAATGTTTTTTACCGGAGTGTAAGCAAGGAGCATCTGGTAGTTGACCGGGGCGAGGGGATTTACCTTTATGACAAAAACGGTAATCGCTATATTGATGCGTGCGCCGGGGCGGCCGTTACAAATGTCGGCCACGGAAATGCCAAGGTGATTAACGCGATGTTAACTCAGGCCCAAAGAGTTGCCTTTACTCATCTTTCCCGCTGGACCTCCGAGCCGGTGCAAAAACTGGCTGATATGGTAGCTGCCATAGCTCCGGGGAGCCTTAACAAGCTTTACCTGGTATCCGGCGGGTCCGAGGCTACCGAATCAGCTTTGAAAATGGCCCGGCAGTATTTTCTTGAAAGGGATGGGGTTAGCGGCAAATACAAAATCATTTCCCGCTGGAAGAGTTTTCATGGGAATACCATCGGCTCCCTTTCCATGACTGGGGATAACCGCCGCAAGAAATATACGCCCTTGTTGCTAGACTTTCCAAAAATCAATCCACCGTATTGTTACCGATGTGATTACGGGAAAAACCCTGCAAGCTGTGGTTTAGACTGCGCCTATGAGCTGGAAAAAGTTCTAATGAAAGAAGGAGCTGATTCTGTAGCTGCTTTTATCGCCGAACCGGTTATCGGTGCAGCTTCCGGCGCTGTGGTCCCGCCTGACGGCTATTTTAAAGCCATCAGAGAAATCTGTGATAAGCATGATATCCTTTTCATTGCCGACGAAGTGATGACAGGTTTTGGCCGTACCGGCTCCATGTTTGCATTGGAGCAGTTCGGGGTAATACCTGATCTGATTACAGTAGCAAAAGGAATGAGCGCAGGGTATATACCCCTGGGTGGTGTAGTGGTTAAAGACGAGATTTTTGAGACTTTCAAAAAAGGTTCTGGGGTCTTTGTCCACGGCCATACCTATGGCGGAAATCCCCTGGCTGCAGCAGTTGCAGTGGCTGTATTGGAAGTTCTTCAAGGAGAAAACCTGGTGGAAAATTCCCGGGTTGTAGGTCAATATTTATTGCATAAGCTGCAGGAAAAATTGGCTGTCTCACGTGTCGTTGGGGATGTTCGCGGTCGGGGCCTATTGCAGGGGGTGGAAATAGTGAAGGATAAATACACTAAGACCCCCTTTAGCGTAAAACTCGGCATTGCGGAAATGGCTACACTGAGGTTGATGCAGCACGGTGTTGTCGTTTATCCTGGCAACGGAGCAGCTGACGGGATTTCAGGAGATCATTTCCTCCTGGCGCCACCGCTGATCCTCACGAGAGAACAGGCTGATGAACTTGTACAGGGGATAGTAAACGGGTTTGCCGAACTGGAGCAGGAATTGCACAGAAGTGGCGAATTAAACTAAAGGAGTAAAGCTATGGATAAACTGATTATTACCATTGCCCCAACCGGGAATGTACCTACCCGGGAAATGACTCCTCACGTGCCGGTGACACCGGAAGAGATTGCGCGGGATATTCATGACTGCTATAACGCTGGTGCTGCAGTTGCGCATATTCATGCCAGAGATGAAGAATACCGCCCGACCCCACGGGTGGAGGTTTTTGCGTCGATCCTGCAGCAAATAGATGGATATGGCATCCCTGTTATCCGCCAATTATCCACCGGGGGCCGCCATGGTAAAACTTTAGAGGAGCGTTCCCAGAATTTGACCTTAAACCCGGAAATGGCCAGTCTGACTACTGGCTCTACTAACTTTCCCAATATGGCCTATGTCAATGCGCCGGATCTGATTGAACACCTGGCTCAAATAATGAAAGAGCGGAGCATCAAACCGGAGATCGAAGTCTTTGATACGGCAATGATTAACAATGCTTATTTGCTGGCCCAAAGAGGCTTGTTCCGGGAGCCTTTGCAGTTTAACTTTGTGATGGGTATCAAGGGGGCTTTGCCGGCAACTCCCAAAAACCTGATGCACCTGGTGGAAAGCATCCCGGCAGGATGTCCGTGGACTGTCACTGTTATAGGTCCTCAGCATGTGCCCTTATCAACGATGGCTTTGGCTATGGGCGGCCATGTCCGGGTTGGGATTGAAGACAATATTTATTATGCAAAAGGAGAACTGGCTACTAATGTGCGCCTGGTGGAAAGGATAGCAGCCATTGCTAAAGCGGTGGGCAGGGAGATTGCCACTCCGGTTGAGGCGAGGGCAATCCTTGGCCTGAAGCCGGCAGGTTAAAATATTACCTGAGAGTTGAGGGCAGTAATTCAATTCTAAAGGTAATGCCCATATATATAGCAAAAAGAGACATGAGCCTGTGAAAGGTCATATCTCTATATTTTTTCTGCGCAACTACTACTCGTCCACATAATAGATGTTAAACGTCCGCCAGATTTCTTCCAGTTGGCGGAGAGCCTCTTCTGTCCGGCTGCTTTCTTTGGTCCCCACGGCAATAATCAGGGCATTAATAACGCTTAAAGGAGCAACGAAAGAGTCAATGAATGAGGCCATATCACTGTGAGCCACCAGGGTAACCCTGGCGTGCTTGGCAAGGGGGGACATCACGCTGTCGGAAATAGCAAGAGTGGTAGCCCCCTTTTCTTTGGCGTATTTAAGTCCTTCAACCGTTTGGCGGCTGTAGCGGGGAAAAGAAATGCCAATTACCAGATCCTCGGGACTTATGGCGGTAAGTTGCTCGAAAACCGTGCCTGCGCCGCTGATAATCCGGCAGTTCTTCAAGAGCAGGTGCAGGTAGAAATTGAGAAAGTAGCCCAAAGCGGTAGCGCTCCGCAGGCTGATGATATAAATATTCCTGGCCGATATAATCATTGAAACAGCTTCATTAAAATCATCCCGGGATATTTCCTCCAAAGTCAACCGGATATTGCTCATATCGTTCCGCAACACCCGATCAACCACATGGTCATTGTTATCTTGGGCAGTCATCTGCAGTCTGTCTACAGTGGTCAAACGATTCTTGAGAATATCTTGCAACGCCCTTTGCATCTGGGGGTATCCGTCATACCCTAGGGCGTAAGCAAATCTAACCACTGTAGATTCGCTTACTCCTACAACTGCTCCTAATCTGGCGGCAGTCATAAAGGCTGCCTTATCGTAATTTAATAACAGGTATTCGGCAATCATTTTTTGCCCGGCGCTGAAGCTGGGCGAAATGTCTTGTACTCGAGCTAAAAATTGCGACGCTTTCAGGAGCATCTCCTCCTCATTGATCCATAACCTTATTTTCTACACCAGCAGGTTAATTCCTTCAAGGCGAAGGAAATGCAGTTTGAATGTCGAATGCATCCAAAAAGATAAAACCAGTGCGACAGAGGACTGTTATATGGCGCCTTTCTACAGGAGGATTATATGAACAAAGCTAAGGTTGTAGTACAACATGGCCCAGATCCGGCTACCCTGGCATATAACGCAATTAAAGACGTTTTTGACGATGATGTAAGAGGCAAAAAGGTCCTGCTCAAACCCAATACAGGAAGGAAGGGGCCAGCTAGAAGCGGTCTTTGCACTCATCCAGAAGTTATTCGCGGACTGATTAGTTTCTTCCAAGAAAATGGTGCTGCAGAAATTTATGTTGGAGACGGACCCTTGTTCGGTGTTGACGAATGGGAAGCCCTTGCCTCTGCGGGCATCATGGACGTTTGCCAGGAAACAGGAGCCACATGTGTTGACCTTGATGCCTATCAACCCGTTGATATGCTGATCAAGGATGCTGAGATAGCCGATAGTTTAAAGGTTTCTTCGTTCATGAAGCAGGTTGACTTTGTAGTATCTGTGCCGGTGATCAAGACCCACATGTATACCGGTGTCACGCTCAGCATCAAAAATATGAAGGGCTGCCTCTATAAAAAGGAAAAAACCAAGCTGCACCGGATTGATAAGGCCCCGCCTGACCGAAGCAAAGGCTTGACTCTGGATTATGGCATTGCCGATATGGCTGCCATATTAATGCCAAATTATGCAGTAATCGATGGTATCGTCTGTATGGAAGGCTTTGGTCCAAGTGCCGGCAGCGAGATAACCCTTGATGCGGTTGTGGCCAGTAAAAATGCCATTGCAGCCGACCTGGTAGCTATCCGCCTTATGGGCATGGGATGGGATGACGTTCCTCACATCAACCTGATCCGGCATAAACTTAGTCTGCAGCTGGAGGATATTGTTGTTGAGCCTCTCGATTTTATGAAGTTCAGCAAGAATTTTGCGCCGGCTTCCCAATTGAAGCTAAAAATTGTCTATCCCAATATAAACATTGTGGAAAAAGGGGCCTGTAGCGCTTGCAGCGCAACCGTAATGGCTTTTCTTAAAGCCCATGGAGACAAATTTTCCGGCGATCTGAAGTTTACCTTAGCTGCAGGTAAGGACCTGGCGGAGGATGATGTAATTGGGGATACAGCATACCTGGTTGGAAATTGTACAGCTGCGACAGCAAAAAAAAGTGGCTTTTCCTTCTGTAAAGGATGCCCACCTGTAGGTTCAAGTTTGTTGTCCTTTATTACCGGCAAGGAAGCCTGGTAATTAAGACTCTTCTAGCGATTTCGCCCGGCTGCTTCTAGGCCGGGCGTTCTTTTTGGCAGAAGATGAACAGGTTGTCAGGTAAGAATTGGCAAGTAAAATTTCCAGAGGCCAAACCATTCTGTATTTTAAATGCCTAGAATACCTGGAAGCCACAGGGTAATAGCCGGGATAAAAGTCACCGCCAGCAAGGCGAGGATCATGGCTGTAACAAATGGAATGGCATTGCGGCTTAGGCTCAAAAAATCGACTCGGGTAATGCCGCATGCCACAAACAGGTTGACCCCTACCGGAGGTGTAACGAAACCAATGGCCAGGTTAAGCACCATTATTAACCCGAAGTGAACCGGGTCGACTCCAAGCTGCAATACCACACTTAGCAGCAGGGGGGCCAGGATCAGTATTGCGGCAAGAGTCTCCATTACCATTCCAACCAGCAGCAAAAAGGCATTGATAACTAATAGAATTACAATTTTGTTTTGTGAAATACTGAGCAGCCATTGCACGATCATGGCAGGGATCTGCTCAATAGTCATAATCCTGCCCAGAGTCGTCGCAGTACCTACGATTATTAAGATTGTGCCGGTCATCAGTGCGGTATTAATCAAGTGCTGCGGCACATCTTTCCATTTCAGCTCCTTGTATATGTAGAGTCCTACCAACAGCCCATACATTACGGCAATTACCGCTGCCTCTGTGGGAGTGAAAACTCCGCCATAAATTCCACCCAGAATAATAATGGGT from Syntrophomonadaceae bacterium includes:
- a CDS encoding 3-keto-5-aminohexanoate cleavage protein, which translates into the protein MDKLIITIAPTGNVPTREMTPHVPVTPEEIARDIHDCYNAGAAVAHIHARDEEYRPTPRVEVFASILQQIDGYGIPVIRQLSTGGRHGKTLEERSQNLTLNPEMASLTTGSTNFPNMAYVNAPDLIEHLAQIMKERSIKPEIEVFDTAMINNAYLLAQRGLFREPLQFNFVMGIKGALPATPKNLMHLVESIPAGCPWTVTVIGPQHVPLSTMALAMGGHVRVGIEDNIYYAKGELATNVRLVERIAAIAKAVGREIATPVEARAILGLKPAG
- a CDS encoding DUF1850 domain-containing protein gives rise to the protein MTVLEVARGRTGEVLFRYPVRRGEEFKLTFIHSITLRRIEEIYQVTADRQIAIKEMVFDEPGPNLPAFPEGNTRWIFENDRWRVIDYDMVLAEIPMLVAQEVADHKLKIGDKTVSLVQLAGPGQNIKIRVIRVSIAELAWKRGFAWLSPKKQWISKNKKN
- a CDS encoding MurR/RpiR family transcriptional regulator, whose translation is MLLKASQFLARVQDISPSFSAGQKMIAEYLLLNYDKAAFMTAARLGAVVGVSESTVVRFAYALGYDGYPQMQRALQDILKNRLTTVDRLQMTAQDNNDHVVDRVLRNDMSNIRLTLEEISRDDFNEAVSMIISARNIYIISLRSATALGYFLNFYLHLLLKNCRIISGAGTVFEQLTAISPEDLVIGISFPRYSRQTVEGLKYAKEKGATTLAISDSVMSPLAKHARVTLVAHSDMASFIDSFVAPLSVINALIIAVGTKESSRTEEALRQLEEIWRTFNIYYVDE
- a CDS encoding TRAP transporter permease yields the protein MAKPEEAMDIKKQEELMAKYDREYSYRRLQGVMPRVVAAVAIIWALFQLYTAAFGVFPPTLQRAPHLGFALVLVFLLYPIRRGDRQNNIPWYDYLLTILSVVVTGYHVVFYEDLIHRAGAYTLQDTIISVLGILLVLEATRRVAGPVLVTVAGIALFYGYFGPYMPDFLAHRGYTITRIATHSFISTEGIFGVPIAVSSTFIFLFLVFATFLRKTGIGEWLTNLAVSLTGHTSGGPAKAAVIASACQGTVSGSSVANVVGTGSVTIPLMRSIGYRKEFAGAVEAAASTGGQLMPPIMGAAAFIMTEITGLPYIKIAAAAAIPAILYFVGVFVMVHFEAKRTGLKGIPKGQLPNAWLLLKTKWYLILPIAGIVVFLIKGFTPMKAAYWGILLTIGVSLFNKETRLNFRQLLQALEEAARAAVPVAVACATAGVLVGIITLTGLGLRMSSGIIDLSQGSVYLTLIFTMFASIILGMGVPTTANYIIQATIAAPALMAVGVPLIAAHLFVFYFGIIADITPPVALAAFAASGIAGSEPMKTGFTAFKLAFAAYLVPFVFAISPVLVLVDATVPAVIKAMVTALIGMIGIGGGLIGYLLTNTKIWERLFLIVGGILLVNPEGFTDLIGAFLIGMVCALQILRSRQKPGSKSPDLAQ
- a CDS encoding DUF362 domain-containing protein, whose amino-acid sequence is MNKAKVVVQHGPDPATLAYNAIKDVFDDDVRGKKVLLKPNTGRKGPARSGLCTHPEVIRGLISFFQENGAAEIYVGDGPLFGVDEWEALASAGIMDVCQETGATCVDLDAYQPVDMLIKDAEIADSLKVSSFMKQVDFVVSVPVIKTHMYTGVTLSIKNMKGCLYKKEKTKLHRIDKAPPDRSKGLTLDYGIADMAAILMPNYAVIDGIVCMEGFGPSAGSEITLDAVVASKNAIAADLVAIRLMGMGWDDVPHINLIRHKLSLQLEDIVVEPLDFMKFSKNFAPASQLKLKIVYPNINIVEKGACSACSATVMAFLKAHGDKFSGDLKFTLAAGKDLAEDDVIGDTAYLVGNCTAATAKKSGFSFCKGCPPVGSSLLSFITGKEAW
- a CDS encoding aspartate aminotransferase family protein; protein product: MPDNVFYRSVSKEHLVVDRGEGIYLYDKNGNRYIDACAGAAVTNVGHGNAKVINAMLTQAQRVAFTHLSRWTSEPVQKLADMVAAIAPGSLNKLYLVSGGSEATESALKMARQYFLERDGVSGKYKIISRWKSFHGNTIGSLSMTGDNRRKKYTPLLLDFPKINPPYCYRCDYGKNPASCGLDCAYELEKVLMKEGADSVAAFIAEPVIGAASGAVVPPDGYFKAIREICDKHDILFIADEVMTGFGRTGSMFALEQFGVIPDLITVAKGMSAGYIPLGGVVVKDEIFETFKKGSGVFVHGHTYGGNPLAAAVAVAVLEVLQGENLVENSRVVGQYLLHKLQEKLAVSRVVGDVRGRGLLQGVEIVKDKYTKTPFSVKLGIAEMATLRLMQHGVVVYPGNGAADGISGDHFLLAPPLILTREQADELVQGIVNGFAELEQELHRSGELN
- a CDS encoding TAXI family TRAP transporter solute-binding subunit — its product is MRRRHLAWMVIGLLILSLALAGCGGKQQADQKPAPAKKLELLMATGGTAGTYFPLGGAIAQVWNANYDKVNVTVQSSGASVENIRLLDSKNADLALAMNNIAEDAYMGRNAFREGAKRNFLAIGVIYPEVMQGFVNADSNIQTIADLKGKRVAVGPTGSGTAITTRAIVNAYGLDFVDKKDFEPVYATFADAVNMFKDNQIDAAWNALSAPASAIVDVATTRNIRFLEITGEQLASLQKQFPLVTPYVIPAGTYRGVDKDVHTVALQAALYVRADMDEETVYNLTKVLYEKGEDITKGHAMGKHIQLKTALEGITTPLHPGAAKYFKEKGLLK